One region of Eupeodes corollae chromosome 1, idEupCoro1.1, whole genome shotgun sequence genomic DNA includes:
- the LOC129942316 gene encoding uncharacterized protein LOC129942316 — protein MSVQQQQSANNIDELFQFIKPLAIKAGEMLLEGYNSTKNVSIKSDFYDVVTEYDNKIENFLMEQISAVYPSHKFVAEEESSKNNATASLTNAPTWIIDPIDGTSNFIKMLPHTCVSIGLAINKEIVLGIVSNPVLNNLYWAVKGKGAFRNGEKISVSDCQQLKDANIAYEVSLLHALDLRDKNIKRMYHLGSAARRMLSYGSVVESLCYVASGNLDAYHIEDMYPWDCAAGYLLIREAGGVVYHPYGGDFQIMKPDLVCAGTESLCQEIIDLIKKADQSKSCGGN, from the exons ATGTCTGTCCAGCAACAACAAAGTGCAAATAATATCGATGAGCTCTTTCAATTTATCAAACCGCTGGCAATTAAAGCTGGCGAAATGCTCTTAGAAGGCTACAATAGcaccaaaaatgtttcaattaaatCAGATTTTTATGATGTTGTCACTGAATAtgataataaaatagaaaacttcTTAATGGAACAAATATCAGCAGTATACCCAAGTCATAAGTTTGTTGCTGAGGAGGAGTCTTCAAAGAATAATGCAACTGCGTCATTGACAAATGCACCAACATGGATAATTGATCCAATTGATGGAACatcaaactttataaaaatgctACCTCACACTTGTGTGTCTATTGGCTTggctataaataaagaaatcgtCTTGGGTATTGTGAGCAATCcggttttaaataatttgtattgggCGGTAAAAGGAAAAGGTGCATTTAGAAATGGAGAGAAGATAAGTGTTAGCGATTGTCAACAA ttgaaagatGCGAATATAGCCTATGAAGTGTCTTTATTGCATGCATTAGATCTGAGAGATAAGAACATCAAGAGAATGTATCATTTAGGATCGGCAGCCAGAAG AATGTTATCATATGGAAGTGTTGTTGAGAGCCTCTGCTATGTAGCAAGTGGAAATTTAGATGCATATCACATCGAAGACATGTATCCATGGGATTGTGCTGCCGGTTACTTGTTAATTCGTGAAGCTGGAGGTGTTGTCTACCATCCGTACGGTGGTGATTTTCAAATTATGAAACCAGATTTAGTTTGTGCTGGCACCGAGAGTTTGTGTCAGGAAATTATTGATCTTATCAAAAAAGCAGATCAATCTAAATCATGTGGTggaaattaa